CCTTCACTCGTCGTCATCACCATCGGGCTACCGGGGATCAGCCCAGCGGTCACGCGTGCGCCGATGCTGCGGAAATCATCCCGGTAGACGTAGCCAGCGACCAGAACGAGCGCGACAACCAGCCAGATGACGATGTTGCGGAGCACCTCGGATGCCTTGCCTCTTCGTCCCGCCAGAACGCCAGCCGACAGCAGGATGGCAATGGCCGACAATTGAACGAGATGGGCGAAATCATCATTGGCGAAGCCAAAGGTCTGGCCCGCATCGTTGTTGAAGATCAACAGCGCAAGACCGGCACCGAGAATGGCGAGCACGATCATCAGCATGGCTGGGCGTTCTCCTGTTGCGGAGGATCGACGGGGCCAAGCGTTTTCAGGCGCGCAGGGAGGAGTTGCATCAGCGCGATCCTCTGCGCCTCCGTCATGCTGGTCCAGCTTCCTATCTCATCGCCCGTGCGCCCACAGCCGACGCAGATGCCGGATTGCGGATCGAGAGCACAAACAAGGATACAGGGCGTCACCATGGCCATTATATTGGCTCTCTACAGACTGATCACAAGAGCGGCGAGACATGCCATTTCCGTGATCTGCTGGGTCGCGCCGATGGTATCTCCCGTATGGCCGCCGATCTTCTCCCGCACGTAGCGGATGAACAGGAAAGCGGCGCCTGCCGCGCACATGAGCATGGCAATGACCGAGCCCAGGGAGGCGCCCGCAACGATGAGCAAAAGCGCGAACCCGAGAGCGGAGAAAACCGCGACGCGCACGGCGGAGGATTGGGGCTGGCCCATGGCAACCGCTGTGCCGTTGACGCGCGCAGGGGGAAGATGGGCCCAGTGCCAGACCATGAGCGCACGCGAGATTGCGGCCGCCGATATCAGTGCAGAAGCGGCGAGTGTGCCGCCATGGGTGGAGATAAGGGCCGAAAGCGCCGCCGCACGAATACCGAAGCTTGCGATGAGGCCTATGACGCCGAAGCTGCCGATGCGGCTGTCCTTCATGATGGTGAGCGCGTGCTCCTTGTCGCGGCCACCGAACAGGCCATCGGCACTATCGGCCAGACCATCCTCATGCAGGCCGCCCGTGAGCAAAGCGGCAAGCGCGAGCGCCAGAAATGCAGCAAGCAGAGACGCTTCGGGACTACCTTCCATCAGCCAGATGAGCAGCGCGGAGGGCAGGGCGATGAGCGCGCCAGCAGTCGGGAAGGCACGACAGGCGCGGGCCACGGAGCCATCATGCCCCTCGAAAAAGCGTGCGGGAACGGGCAGCCGCGACAGGAATGCGACGGAGCGCGCCAGATCGGTTATGAATTCAGGCACGTTTTGCAGTTGTTCCTCCGGGCTGCTCTCATTAAGGAGGACGCAGCAAATCAGATTCCATCGCCTAACTCAAAGGGCGAACTGGACTTAACGACAAGGAAGATTGATCCGATGAGCATGAGCGGCCTGCCATTCGATGATTTTCGCACGCTGTTGCGCGAGCTTCCCGGCCCGGACACCCGTGCGCTGGTGGCTGCGCGTGAACGCGATGCGCAGTTGACCAAGCCCAAGGGATCGCTGGGACGCCTGGAAGAAATCGCCTTCTGGCTGGCCGCCTGGACGGGACGCGCCCCTGCCGTGACACGTCCGCTGGTCGCGATCTTCGCCGGTAATCACGGTGTCGCCCGTCATGGCATCACACCCTATCCGCCATCGGTCACGCAGCAGATGGTTGAGAATTTCGCTGCTGGCGGCGCGGCCATCAACCAGATCTGTGCGGCCAATGATCTGGGCCTGAAGATTTTCGATCTGGCGCTGGACTACCCGACGGGGGATATTACCTGCGAGGCGGCTCTTTCCGAACGGGATTGTGCTGCGACCATGGCATTCGGCATGGAGGCGATTGCCGGTGGCACCGATCTTCTGTGCATCGGCGAGATGGGCATTGGTAACACGACCATCGCGGCGGCCATCAATCTCGCGCTTTACGGCGGAGAAGCTGAGGACTGGGTTGGTCCCGGAACAGGGTCGGAGGGCGAGGTGCTGGCCCGCAAGATCGCGGCAGTCAAGCAGGCAGTTGCTTTCCACCGCGATCACTTGTCCGACCCGCTGGAAGTGCTGCGCCGACTGGGCGGACGCGAAGTGGCGGCCATGGCGGGTGCCATTCTCGCGGCGCGCGTGGAGAAGATCCCGGTCCTGATCGACGGTTATGTGGCAACGGCTGCCGCCTCCATTCTGAAGGCAGCGAACCCGACCGCCCTGGACCACTGCCTCATCGGCCATGTGTCCGGCGAGCCCGGCCACCTGCGCGCCATCGAACGACTTGGCAAGACGCCGCTTCTGGCGCTGGGCATGCGGCTTGGCGAAGGCACGGGCGCAGCGCTTGCCGCAGGCATTGTGAAGGCAGCTGCCGCTTGCCATTCCGGCATGGCGACGTTTGCACAGGCAGGCGTCAGCACGGCGGGAACACCGACTCCGCATCACCATTAATTTTGCAGCTTCAGCCAGCCGCTTTTCGGCGGCTGGTATGGAGAACGCGGAGAATGACGACTTCGCTCTCAGTGAGGCGGTAGAACAGGACATATGGATAAGGCGTAATAGCCAACCGACGAACGGTTGGGATATCCGTTTGCCTGCCGGCGCCTGGTTGCTCTTTAAGCAGGGTCAGTACCGCATCAAGCCGGGCTGCGACATTCGATGCGCCTGTCGGAGAACTGTCGCGGATGAATTCAAGTATCGTTTCGATTTGCTGAGCAGAACGCTTGGTAAGGCGAATTTTCATCACTTGAATCTGTTCAGCAACTTCCGTGCCTGGGCTTCGTCCACGAGTTCGTCCTGATCGGCCTCTTGTAGGCCAGCGTGGACCTCTGCCAACTCTTCCTCGCTGAGGCGATAGACGGACTGGTCCTCGCTTGCCATCTGCAAAACCAGACGTGCAATATCATCCTGCTTCTCGGGCGGAAGCTGGCGGGCGGTCTCAACGGCGATGTCGAACAGCGTTGTCATGGTGCCATTATGCGCTGCCTGGCGCTTCGAGGGAAGGGGTCAGGCGAAGCTTTTGCGGCGCGGTTCCACCGCGCGCGTCGCTGCTACGGCGGGCAGACTTTGCAGAACGCGAGTGGCGGGAAGGATTGCAATGACTTCGGTGCCCTCACGCAATTTCGAGCGCAGGATGAACTGACCGTCGTGCTTTGCCAGGATCGCCTGCACGATAGGAAGCCCGAGGCCGGTGCCTTGCTCTGCGCTCTTGATCGCGATGGAGCCCTGACCAAACGCCGACAGCACGACCGGAATTTCATCTTCCGCGATGCCCGGTCCATTGTCCTTGATGGCGACATACTGACCGCCACCGGCGGTCCAGCCGACTTTTACCGTGACCTCGCCACCCTGGCTGGTAAACTTTACCGCGTTTGACAGCAGGTTGAGCAGGACCTGCCGCATTGATTTCTCATCGGCCCAGACCTGCGGCAGGTTTGGCTCGAACTGCTGATGGATGCTGATGTTCTTGGCGCGTGCGCGCAACTGCACCATGCCGATGCAATCCTCGGCGATCTCCAGCAGTGAAAGCGCTTCCTCGTTCAATTCATAACGACCCGCCTCGATGCGCGACAGATCGAGAATCTCGTTGATGAGGTTGAGCAGATGCTGGCCTGAGCGGTGGATATCACCGGCATATTCCCGGTAAGTGCCATTTCCCATCGGTCCCAGCACTTCCGAACTCATGACCTCCGAGAAGCCGAGAATAGCGTTCAAGGGGGTGCGCAGTTCGTGCGACATGGATGCGAGGAAACGCGACTTGGCCAGATTGGCCTCTTCCGCGCGACGGCGGGCTTCATCCGAAACCGACTTGGCAACCTCGAGTTCGGCAATCAGATCGTCCTTTTCCGACTGGTAGGACATCAGCGTCAGGTTGGAGCGATAGAAGCGGTTCGAGATGTAGTGGAAAAACAGAACGGCCGTGGCGCATAGACCGAGAAGCCCGACATCGAAGACGTTGCGGCTGTCGAGGGCGATGAGGCCAAGGCTGATCATCGGCAACAGGAAGGCAACGATGACCGCCATGCGCAACAGGACATTGCTCATGGCTGTGATGGATATCGCGATCAGCAGCACCGCGCCCTTGTAGAAGTAATAGCCATCGCCGCCGCAGACTGCGCATTCGCTAAAGGCAAAGGTTGCCCAGCAGGCGCCCATCAGGAACTGGCCGAAGATGAACATGCGCTGCCAGCGTTGGGTATTGAGCGCCGTCAGTTCAGTCTTCGAAGCGCGACGCGCAAGCAGGAGGTTCAGCGAGTGCGCCGCAAGCGTGAACAGCGCCCAAGGCAACAGGGAGGAATCGCTGGTGATATAGGTGCCGACTGCTGCGACGAGGACGATGAAGAAGGGCAGGATGAGCGCACTTTGCAGCATGTTATTGACATGCAAGGCAAGCGCATCGTGATCGAAGGCGTGGCTGCCATTGGCGCTGGACTGCAAGCGCTCACGCGTGGCGCGAACCGCCTTCGACACCGCTTTGTTACGGTGGTGCCGCGATTTGTCCACGATGATCTTGTCGGTGGATGTGCTGACGCCGCTACTCATGGCCAATTTTCAATCGAATACGCGTTTTGGGAATGGTAGGGTCTAAATCTTAAGAAGATCCTGACGGAAAGGTTTTGTTTGCCATCTTCGGCAGCCTTCCGTTTGCAATTAGAGCGGAGTTCAACCTGATTGAATCATTCTGCAGCAATGGATTTTCGTCAGGATCAAGGATTTTGCCGATGGGCATATCGGGACATACGCCCGAGGCGAAAGCCGAAGGTAATGGCGAAAATACATGCTGCCCAGCGGGTTGGCCGAAACCGGCCGTCCACTTTGTCGAAGGGCTTGGGCGTAGCTTAAGGCTACGCCACGCGCCCTTCTCCTCGTGGAACAACCGGTTTGGGCCAACAGAATTGATCCAATCAGGTCGAATTCCGCTCTAAGATCGAATTTGAATGAGTGCATATAGAAGGCATCGACGTTACCGAAGGGCGCAGGACTGGATCCTGACTGCTTGTTTCATTCTGGGACTTCTATTTGTGGCCAACATGCTGCAGGGCGGGGGCGAGCAGAAGGTTTTCCGTGGCCCCTTCCATGTCATCGATGGCGATACGCTTGCGCAGATGGGGACTCGTTTGCGGTTGTCGGGCATTGATGCGCCGGAGCTGGACCAAACGTGCCGCACCGTGGATGACCGGCCCTGGCCTTGCGGAAAGGCTGCGCGGGAGCAACTGGTGGACCTCGTCAAGGACGGTGATGTCGAGTGTCGCGGTACGGAGGTGGACCGTTACGACCGCCCGCTCGTCATATGTTATCGGCAGAATACAAATCTGAACGTCCAGATGGTTCGTACAGGGTTTGCGCTTTCAGCGGGGTTGCTGACCTATCAGCGTGAACAGCTGAAAGCCGAAAACGAAAAGCGCGGCATCTGGGCCGGACGGTTTCAGCGTCCGTCACAGTGGCGGAGAGAGCGGAAGCTTGAACATCAGGGCGTCGATTTCTCCAATATTCTTGATGGTTTGAAAGGAGTACTGTCTCTGCAATGGCTTTGACGGGTGATGAGCAGCGTATCGAAATCTTGCAGACGGCGATTTCTGCCTGCCGGATCTGCCGGGATGTTCCTGCCAAAGGCATTGAGGACCGGCTGCCGCATGAACCCCGGCCCGTTGTCGTCATGTCCTCTACAGCCAGGATTTTGATTGCGGGGCAGGCGCCTGGGCTTCGCGTTCATGAAAGCGGCATACCGTTCAACGATGCATCCGGCGACAGGCTGCGCCAATGGTTGGATGTGACGCGCGAGGAGTTTTACGATCCGGCGAAGTTTGCGATCGCGCCGATGGGTTTTTGCTTTCCCGGCTACGATGCCAAGGGGCATGACCTGCCGCCGCGCCGGGAATGCGCGCCCCTGTGGCGTCGTGCCGTGATTGATGCGATGCCGCAGATCGAACTTGTTCTCGCAATCGGTGGGTATGCGCAAGGCTGGCATCTGAACCACGCAGGCAAGCAAAGCATGACAGACACGGTGTTCAACTGGCGACGAAGTTTCATGGTCAATGATGGTGTGCGCATCCTGCCGTTGCCGCATCCAAGCTGGCGCAACAGCGGCTGGTTGAAGCGTAATCCGTGGTTCGAGGCAGACCTGCTTCCCATTTTGCGACAGAGTGTGGACAGCCTTATTCGTTGAAACGATTTTCGGTTACTTGCTCCAAATTTCAGGCTATGAAGAAAAATAATCTCTGAAGGAGCGAATATGGATCGTCTTGACCGCAAGATTCTGCGCATTTTGCAGGAAGACTCGACACTTGCCGTGGCCGATCTTGCCAAGAAGGTCGGTCTTTCCACCACGCCTTGCTGGCGCCGCATCCAGAAGATGGAAGAGGATGGCGTTATTCGGCGTCGCGTAGCGCTGCTCGATCCGGCCAAGGTCAACACCAAAGTGACCGTTTTCGTCTCCATCCGCACCAACAGTCACTCCATGGAATGGCTGAAGCGTTTCTCGGAAGTCATCTCGGAATTCCCGGAAGTGGTGGAGTTCTACCGTATGAGCGGCGATGTGGATTACCTTCTGCGCGTCGTCGTGCCGGATATCGCCGCCTATGATGCATTCTACAAGCGGATGATCTCCAAGATCGAGATCCGCGATGTGTCCTCGGTGTTTGCGATGGAGCAGATCAAGTACACGACGGAATTGCCGCTGGATTACATGATGCTCGACAACCAGCGTTCCGGCGAAGAGTAAGCGGCAGTCGAGCTATCCGCACGGCCGTCTACCGTTTCGACAGGTGGTTCCTCGGATCAAGTTGAGGATTGATGGAGACGTCCCAGATCGAAGAGCGGCGCATCCGGTTCGAGGCCAGGAAACTGGCGGTCGAACTGCTCGTGAAAATCCACCTGGAGCACCTGGAAGGTTCACGTCACCTGGTGATGAACCACTACCGGCTAAATTTCGGTCTGTCGCTGAGTGCTGTCGCCGGTCTGGTAACACTTTATGCAGCAGCGATCCGTCTGGGTGCCGAGTTGGGAAGCGACCCCGGCAGCCTGATACGGATCGGGTTTGCACTTCTGGCTATTGGTTGCCTCGTCGCATCTGCCATGCTGGCCACACGCGCCTTGCGAAAGCTTGCATCCAGTTCGGCACACTTGCTTCGCGACCCGTTTCCCAATGCGGAGACTGAGCTGGCAGAGATTTTCGAACATCCGAATGCGGATGAGACCAGCATCGTGCGCAACATCCTGCAGGTGATGAAGCTGCGGGTGGAATCCGAGCCTGCGTTCAATCACACCTCAGGACGGAATACATTTCTACTGGTGCTTGGCGTCATCTTCGGACTAGCGCCTTTTGTTGTCGTCTGGCCGCTGCCGATGTAGGAGGCAGCCTCGTACCGGATTGGCCCGAGGCTGCAATTTTCCTACTTCTCGAGCCGTGCCAGCAGGGATGACGTGTCCCAACGGTTGCCGCCCATTTTCTGAACCTCGGCGTAGAACTGGTCTACAAGAGCCGTCACGGGCAGGGTTGCGCCGTTGCGCTTGGCCTCGGTCAGAACAATGTCGAGATCCTTGCGCATCCAGTCGACAGCAAAGCCGAAGTCGTATTTTCCTGCGTTCATCGTCTTGTGGCGATTTTCCATCTGCCAGGAGCCGGCCGCGCCCTTCGAGATGACTTCAACCACCTTTTCGATATCCATGCCTGCCTTCTTGCCGAAGTGAACAGCCTCTGAAAGGCCCTGAACGAGACCGGCAATGCAGATCTGGTTCATCATCTTGGCCAGTTGGCCTGCGCCGACCGGACCCATGAGGCCGACCATGCGGGCATAGGCATCGATGACTGGCTTCGCTGTATCGAAGGTCGCCTGATCGCCACCGCACATGACGGTTAGGACGCCGTTTTCCGCGCCTGCCTGGCCGCCGGACACCGGGGCATCGATGAAGCCACAGCCCTTGGCCGAGGCCGCCTGCGCCAGTTCCCGCGCCACTTCTGCAGAAGCGGTGGTGTTGTCGATCAGAATGGCGCCCGGCTTCATGGCGGCAAGAACACCGTCCGGTCCAATGGTAACCGAGCGAAGATCATCATCATTGCCGACGCAGGTGAAAACGAAATCGGCACCTTCGGCAGCTTCTGCCGGTGTCTTACCCAAACGACCGCCAAACTTCGACACCCAGGCCTCAGCCTTGGCGGTTGTGCGGTTGTACACAGACACCTCGTGTCCGCCTTTTTCCTTCAGGTGTCCCGCCATTGGAAAGCCCATAACGCCGAGACCGATGAAAGCTACCTTTGCCATTACCCATTCCTCTTTGAGTGCTGGCTTTCATTAGACCAGTTTTTCATCCCACGGAAGCACGCGAAATCCAACACGCCGGAAGTGGATAATTATAATAGTCCATAGAATTGGAAGAAATTATCGTTTGCATCGCTGAAAAGAGATTTTCTTATGTCGATGCTATTGGTCGTCTATGGGAGCCTTACCTCATCGCTGAACCACCGGACGCTCGGACGCCGGTTGAAAATCTGGAGATGGGGACATGACTGATTTTTCACGCCGGCAGACGCTGGCTCTATTCGGTGGCGCTGTTGTCGCTTCCACACTAACGCTGCCCGGCATCACACGAGCCGCGACCACGACCATCAGAATTGGTTGGCAGAAGGGCGGCGTTCTGGCGCTTGCGAAGGCAGAAGGTGCGCTGGAGAAGCGTTTTGCGGCCAAGGGTGTGACAATCACCTGGTCCGAGTTTTCATCCGGGCCGCCGCTGCTGGAGGCGCTGGGTGCTGGCGCGCTGGACTTCGGGCCAACGGGCGATGTGCCACCGCTGTTTGCACAGGCTGCGCGTGGTAACCTGGTCTATGCAGGAACGTACAAGGGCAGCTCCGAAGGCTCGGCAATTCTGGTCAAGGCGGATTCGCCGATCAAGACGATTGCCGATCTGAAGGGCAAGAAGCTGGCGTTCAAGCGCGGCTCCAGCGCACACAATGTCGCGGTGAAGGTTCTGCGCAAGGGTGGGCTTTCCCTGACGGACGTGACGCTGGTCGACCTTGCGCCACCGGATGCTGCAGCGGCATTCAAGAATGGCAGCATCGATGCCTGGTCGATCTGGGATCCCTACACGGCGGTTGCTGAAGCTGATCCGCAGACGCGCGTG
The window above is part of the Rhizobium rhizoryzae genome. Proteins encoded here:
- a CDS encoding adenosylcobinamide-GDP ribazoletransferase; its protein translation is MQNVPEFITDLARSVAFLSRLPVPARFFEGHDGSVARACRAFPTAGALIALPSALLIWLMEGSPEASLLAAFLALALAALLTGGLHEDGLADSADGLFGGRDKEHALTIMKDSRIGSFGVIGLIASFGIRAAALSALISTHGGTLAASALISAAAISRALMVWHWAHLPPARVNGTAVAMGQPQSSAVRVAVFSALGFALLLIVAGASLGSVIAMLMCAAGAAFLFIRYVREKIGGHTGDTIGATQQITEMACLAALVISL
- a CDS encoding type II toxin-antitoxin system RelE/ParE family toxin, which gives rise to MKIRLTKRSAQQIETILEFIRDSSPTGASNVAARLDAVLTLLKEQPGAGRQTDIPTVRRLAITPYPYVLFYRLTESEVVILRVLHTSRRKAAG
- a CDS encoding aliphatic sulfonate ABC transporter substrate-binding protein; its protein translation is MTDFSRRQTLALFGGAVVASTLTLPGITRAATTTIRIGWQKGGVLALAKAEGALEKRFAAKGVTITWSEFSSGPPLLEALGAGALDFGPTGDVPPLFAQAARGNLVYAGTYKGSSEGSAILVKADSPIKTIADLKGKKLAFKRGSSAHNVAVKVLRKGGLSLTDVTLVDLAPPDAAAAFKNGSIDAWSIWDPYTAVAEADPQTRVLTTAQGIVDSWSYFLANGDFAKENGGLILEIFDELAQVGKRAQANLDKTVPALSAITGVPEDITRKTLQRTGFNLGDVGTISDQAIAYQQALADEFFELKIIPKKLTITDVVWRPKAS
- the cobT gene encoding nicotinate-nucleotide--dimethylbenzimidazole phosphoribosyltransferase — its product is MSMSGLPFDDFRTLLRELPGPDTRALVAARERDAQLTKPKGSLGRLEEIAFWLAAWTGRAPAVTRPLVAIFAGNHGVARHGITPYPPSVTQQMVENFAAGGAAINQICAANDLGLKIFDLALDYPTGDITCEAALSERDCAATMAFGMEAIAGGTDLLCIGEMGIGNTTIAAAINLALYGGEAEDWVGPGTGSEGEVLARKIAAVKQAVAFHRDHLSDPLEVLRRLGGREVAAMAGAILAARVEKIPVLIDGYVATAAASILKAANPTALDHCLIGHVSGEPGHLRAIERLGKTPLLALGMRLGEGTGAALAAGIVKAAAACHSGMATFAQAGVSTAGTPTPHHH
- a CDS encoding NAD(P)-dependent oxidoreductase, whose product is MAKVAFIGLGVMGFPMAGHLKEKGGHEVSVYNRTTAKAEAWVSKFGGRLGKTPAEAAEGADFVFTCVGNDDDLRSVTIGPDGVLAAMKPGAILIDNTTASAEVARELAQAASAKGCGFIDAPVSGGQAGAENGVLTVMCGGDQATFDTAKPVIDAYARMVGLMGPVGAGQLAKMMNQICIAGLVQGLSEAVHFGKKAGMDIEKVVEVISKGAAGSWQMENRHKTMNAGKYDFGFAVDWMRKDLDIVLTEAKRNGATLPVTALVDQFYAEVQKMGGNRWDTSSLLARLEK
- a CDS encoding Lrp/AsnC family transcriptional regulator; translation: MDRLDRKILRILQEDSTLAVADLAKKVGLSTTPCWRRIQKMEEDGVIRRRVALLDPAKVNTKVTVFVSIRTNSHSMEWLKRFSEVISEFPEVVEFYRMSGDVDYLLRVVVPDIAAYDAFYKRMISKIEIRDVSSVFAMEQIKYTTELPLDYMMLDNQRSGEE
- a CDS encoding thermonuclease family protein, with the protein product MSAYRRHRRYRRAQDWILTACFILGLLFVANMLQGGGEQKVFRGPFHVIDGDTLAQMGTRLRLSGIDAPELDQTCRTVDDRPWPCGKAAREQLVDLVKDGDVECRGTEVDRYDRPLVICYRQNTNLNVQMVRTGFALSAGLLTYQREQLKAENEKRGIWAGRFQRPSQWRRERKLEHQGVDFSNILDGLKGVLSLQWL
- a CDS encoding uracil-DNA glycosylase family protein — its product is MALTGDEQRIEILQTAISACRICRDVPAKGIEDRLPHEPRPVVVMSSTARILIAGQAPGLRVHESGIPFNDASGDRLRQWLDVTREEFYDPAKFAIAPMGFCFPGYDAKGHDLPPRRECAPLWRRAVIDAMPQIELVLAIGGYAQGWHLNHAGKQSMTDTVFNWRRSFMVNDGVRILPLPHPSWRNSGWLKRNPWFEADLLPILRQSVDSLIR
- a CDS encoding DUF1289 domain-containing protein encodes the protein MAMVTPCILVCALDPQSGICVGCGRTGDEIGSWTSMTEAQRIALMQLLPARLKTLGPVDPPQQENAQPC
- a CDS encoding sensor histidine kinase codes for the protein MSSGVSTSTDKIIVDKSRHHRNKAVSKAVRATRERLQSSANGSHAFDHDALALHVNNMLQSALILPFFIVLVAAVGTYITSDSSLLPWALFTLAAHSLNLLLARRASKTELTALNTQRWQRMFIFGQFLMGACWATFAFSECAVCGGDGYYFYKGAVLLIAISITAMSNVLLRMAVIVAFLLPMISLGLIALDSRNVFDVGLLGLCATAVLFFHYISNRFYRSNLTLMSYQSEKDDLIAELEVAKSVSDEARRRAEEANLAKSRFLASMSHELRTPLNAILGFSEVMSSEVLGPMGNGTYREYAGDIHRSGQHLLNLINEILDLSRIEAGRYELNEEALSLLEIAEDCIGMVQLRARAKNISIHQQFEPNLPQVWADEKSMRQVLLNLLSNAVKFTSQGGEVTVKVGWTAGGGQYVAIKDNGPGIAEDEIPVVLSAFGQGSIAIKSAEQGTGLGLPIVQAILAKHDGQFILRSKLREGTEVIAILPATRVLQSLPAVAATRAVEPRRKSFA